A portion of the Acidobacteriaceae bacterium genome contains these proteins:
- a CDS encoding MFS transporter encodes METTTSKQRASHAATFTLLFVACFTVMVGSVISPALPAIAEQLHWPWSPGWLVTLPSLGVVLFGPAVGPLIERLGARLVLLLGLVLYGILGVLAAVVPLSATIIAADRLLLGGATALVMAAGTTLIAALFVGAARLRMIALQGMAIELGGVVFLALGGWLGEHGWRLPFALYALAWICALCTLLTLPAHTAAQHEDLTETTRKRTHHILVEATLCMTIFFVAYTTLPLALASRFGYTEARTGYLMAWISVVAVASAAMLPRLSKSIALGKLVPLALLLFAAGHLTLARAHTLATILIGLTLLGIGFAFAIPVVNHEMIERSSAAQRGRNLGLLSMAIFLGQFLSTFAGLFSADSFTTLRLTGFVSLACGLAWLLLRERLATPRQPTGIHRT; translated from the coding sequence ATGGAAACGACGACATCCAAGCAACGCGCGAGCCACGCGGCCACATTTACGCTGCTCTTCGTCGCCTGCTTCACCGTGATGGTCGGCAGCGTCATTTCGCCCGCGCTGCCAGCAATCGCCGAGCAACTGCATTGGCCGTGGTCGCCGGGATGGCTGGTGACGCTGCCCTCGCTCGGCGTCGTGCTTTTCGGGCCTGCGGTTGGCCCGCTCATCGAACGCCTCGGCGCGCGCCTCGTGCTGCTGCTCGGCCTCGTGCTCTACGGCATCCTCGGTGTACTTGCTGCGGTAGTCCCGCTCTCTGCAACGATCATCGCCGCGGACCGTCTGCTGCTCGGCGGAGCCACCGCCCTGGTGATGGCCGCAGGCACCACGCTCATCGCTGCGCTTTTTGTGGGCGCGGCGAGGCTCCGCATGATCGCCCTGCAGGGCATGGCCATTGAGCTCGGTGGAGTCGTCTTCCTCGCGCTCGGCGGGTGGCTCGGCGAACACGGCTGGCGTCTGCCTTTCGCGCTCTACGCCCTCGCCTGGATCTGCGCGCTCTGCACGTTGCTCACGCTCCCTGCACACACCGCCGCGCAGCACGAAGATCTCACAGAGACCACCCGCAAGCGCACGCATCACATCCTCGTCGAAGCCACGCTGTGCATGACCATCTTCTTCGTCGCCTACACTACGCTGCCCCTCGCGCTCGCTTCTCGCTTCGGCTACACCGAGGCCCGCACCGGCTACCTGATGGCGTGGATTTCCGTCGTTGCCGTCGCCTCAGCCGCCATGCTCCCACGCCTCAGCAAGAGCATCGCACTCGGCAAACTCGTTCCACTCGCGCTGCTGCTCTTCGCCGCAGGACACCTCACACTCGCACGCGCTCACACGCTCGCGACGATCCTCATCGGCCTCACCTTGCTCGGCATAGGCTTCGCCTTCGCCATCCCCGTCGTAAACCACGAGATGATCGAGCGCAGCTCTGCCGCACAACGCGGCCGCAACCTCGGGCTGCTCTCCATGGCCATCTTCCTCGGACAATTCCTCTCCACCTTCGCCGGTCTCTTCAGCGCCGACAGTTTCACGACGCTGCGGCTCACCGGCTTCGTCTCACTCGCCTGCGGCCTTGCGTGGCTGCTGCTCCGCGAGCGCCTCGCCACCCCGCGCCAGCCGACGGGTATTCACAGAACCTAG